In the Vicia villosa cultivar HV-30 ecotype Madison, WI unplaced genomic scaffold, Vvil1.0 ctg.000673F_1_1, whole genome shotgun sequence genome, one interval contains:
- the LOC131630355 gene encoding pre-mRNA-splicing factor ATP-dependent RNA helicase DEAH1-like yields MLSTGNSIFYRPKDKKVHADNARMNFHTGDVGDHIANLKIYNSWKEASYSTQWCYENYIQIRSMKRARDIRDQLARLLEKVEIEITSSSNDLDAIKKSIASGFFPHSAILQKYGSYRLVKGQQNVHIHPSSGLVEILPKLVLYHELALTTKEYMRKVTEIKPNWLLEIAPHFYNPMDLEDLTSKKMPRGCGRAGL; encoded by the coding sequence ATGCTTTCAACCGGAAACTCAATATTTTACCGGCCAAAGGATAAAAAAGTACACGCTGACAATGCACGAATGAATTTTCACACAGGAGATGTTGGTGATCACATTGCTAATCTAAAGATCTACAATTCATGGAAGGAGGCAAGTTACTCAACGCAATGGTGTTATGAGAACTATATCCAGATACGGAGCATGAAACGTGCCAGGGACATTCGTGACCAACTTGCACGTTTATTGGAGAAGGTTGAGATCGAAATTACTTCAAGTTCTAATGACTTAGATGCCATAAAGAAGTCCATAGCATCTGGATTTTTTCCTCACTCTGCAATACTACAAAAGTATGGATCTTATCGGCTAGTAAAAGGTCAACAGAATGTTCATATACACCCCAGTTCAGGACTGGTAGAGATTCTTCCTAAATTGGTTTTATACCATGAGCTAGCACTCACCACTAAGGAGTATATGAGGAAGGTGACAGAGATAAAGCCAAACTGGTTGCTGGAGATAGCCCCCCATTTTTACAATCCCATGGATCTTGAAGATTTGACCTCCAAGAAAATGCCGCGTGGATGTGGACGTGCTGGCTTATGA
- the LOC131630357 gene encoding uncharacterized protein LOC131630357, with product MAVFDDFSRATGLRAHPAKCKIYFGGVHHMVKNDILQATGFREGDIPFRYLGVPLSSRKLTIQQCYPLIEKITARIHHWSARLLSYAGRCQLIKSVLFSISAFWMQVLPLSQKIIQHVEALCRSYLWSGKEGLSRKSLVSWENLCKPKSAGGLYITDLQTWNKATLRKLPWNIHLKLDRLWIRWLDTFYFKGEDVLAWQSTPNSSWILKKIVKHKTEVSSTKHWTEAINSGRYKTGAVYKELCGNMEHVSWKHILIDNHARPRACFTLWMALLKRLPTKKRLVRFGIVVNLKCCFCDEEEDIQHLLFGCTYTKAIWQQVLNNLHIQHGPLEWYQEVEWMSKESKPKGAQRLILKLAFAETVYEIWHERNMRIFNDINSGMRLVDRITENITTRCNMYRKLSIHVSM from the coding sequence ATGGCAGTTTTTGATGACTTCTCTCGAGCCACGGGTCTAAGAGCACATCCTGCAAAATGCAAGATTTACTTTGGGGGTGTGCATCATATGGTTAAAAATGATATCCTGCAGGCTACCGGTTTCCGCGAAGGAGACATCCCTTTTAGATACTTGGGTGTACCTCTGTCTAGTAGAAAACTCACAATCCAACAATGCTATCCATTAATTGAGAAGATTACAGCTAGGATTCATCACTGGTCAGCGAGACTTTTGAGTTATGCTGGGCGATGCCAACTTATCAAAAGTGTCTTGTTTTCTATCTCTGCATTTTGGATGCAAGTTTTGCCTTTGTCCCAAAAAATTATTCAACATGTCGAAGCTCTGTGCAGAAGCTACCTTTGGAGTGGGAAGGAGGGACTTAGCAGGAAAAGTCTAGTGTCATGGGAGAATCTGTGCAAACCCAAATCTGCAGGGGGACTGTACATTACAGACTTACAAACCTGGAACAAGGCAACGTTGAGGAAACTGCCTTGGAATATCCACTTGAAATTGGATCGTCTTTGGATTCGATGGCTGGACACTTTCTATTTCAAAGGAGAGGATGTGTTAGCATGGCAGTCCACACCTAATAGTTCGTGGATCTTAAAGAAAATTGTGAAACACAAGACTGAAGTGAGTTCGACAAAACACTGGACTGAGGCGATTAATTCTGGCCGTTACAAGACTGGTGCTGTGTATAAGGAGTTATGTGGTAATATGGAACATGTTAGTTGGAAGCATATTTTGATTGACAACCATGCTAGACCGCGGGCGTGCTTTACTTTGTGGATGGCTCTCTTGAAACGGTTACCCACAAAGAAGCGGTTAGTACGGTTTGGCATTGTGGTAAACTTAAAGTGTTGCTTTTGCGATGAGGAAGAGGACATACAACACTTGCTTTTTGGCTGCACTTATACCAAAGCTATCTGGCAGCAGGTTTTGAATAATTTGCATATCCAACATGGACCTCTTGAATGGTATCAAGAGGTGGAGTGGATGTCTAAAGAATCAAAGCCTAAAGGTGCTCAAAGATTGATCCTGAAATTAGCGTTTGCGGAGACTGTTTACGAGATTTGGCATGAGAGAAATATGAGAATTTTTAATGATATCAATTCTGGTATGAGGCTAGTTGACAGAATTACTGAGAATATTACAACTAGGTGTAATATGTATAGGAAGCTTAGTATACATGTTAGTATGTAA